GTTACACTATTGCTGATTTTACTGATTGGACTGATGCTTGGAAAAAAACGAATTATACCACAACAGACCATAATGTTCACAAACAACACCTAATAAACAAAAAACAACCAATTTTAATGATCGTTATTGCTGATATACTATTGAATTGAAAAATGTTGTTGCGGCTCGACTTAAAACGACCGATCTGTGTGTCGATTTTTAAAAATAAAGGCCACAGGAGGCAAATTACTCACCTATGTCTTCATTCCATAGCGTTCTATTTTGAGCAATGAAGTCTCGCATCATGGTAATACATTCTTTATTTTGTAAAACCTCAAGTTTTATACCATGTGATGTTAATAATGATTCTTCCCCCATAAAGGTTTGATTCTCTCCAATCACAACATGAGGAACTTTATAAAGAAGTATAGCTCCGCTACACATGGGGCAAGGCGAAAGAGTGGTGTATAAAATGGATTGCTCATAAACTTTAGCTTGCTGTCTCCCCGCATTCTCTAATGCATCCATTTCAGCATGTAATATGCTGCTTCCCTTTTGAACCCGTTGATTATG
The DNA window shown above is from Legionella sp. PC997 and carries:
- a CDS encoding nucleoside deaminase, translating into MSGPHQRYLEAAIEEARQSLAQGGIPIGAVLVHQDEIIGRGHNQRVQKGSSILHAEMDALENAGRQQAKVYEQSILYTTLSPCPMCSGAILLYKVPHVVIGENQTFMGEESLLTSHGIKLEVLQNKECITMMRDFIAQNRTLWNEDIGE